A genome region from Primulina eburnea isolate SZY01 chromosome 9, ASM2296580v1, whole genome shotgun sequence includes the following:
- the LOC140841131 gene encoding uncharacterized protein, whose product MLAHLRKMGKIIIAVATSEIAATLLQGERTAHSRLHIPLRPTASTLCKIKKQTDLAELIRRASAIVWDEAPMANRYAFESVSKSFQDIMENQIAFGGKTMGFGGDFRQVLPVVKRGSKAEQIVASISRSTFWHRLKIIHLQQNMRSAQDIEFSQFLLRIGDGLQQTVSHDFIKLSDSIIIPWEGEQSIQMLIDSVFPNMINHVNDENYMVNRAIITPKYVDVDNINQMLILKFPGVEKEYTSWDSVEDDNHNLFQEEFLNSLSPSGLPPHKIILKVGSPIMLLRNVVPELGLCNGARLICRGLGRNFIDAEIITGPYKCTRFFLHRMPLKSEDNSGLPFELTRRQFLIRLSFALTINKAQGQTIPNIAIFLRNHVFSQGQLYVALSRRVSQHSTKFLVKDGNLQHRSGVLTRNVVFKDVLLPTRE is encoded by the coding sequence ATGTTGGCACATCTAAGAAAAATGGGTAAAATTATAATTGCGGTTGCAACATCTGAGATAGCTGCGACATTGTTGCAAGGTGAAAGAACCGCACATTCACGTCTTCATATTCCACTTAGACCAACTGCATCAACactttgcaaaataaaaaaacagACAGATCTTGCAGAACTAATAAGGCGCGCATCAGCTATAGTATGGGACGAGGCTCCAATGGCAAATCGCTACGCTTTTGAATCCGTCAGTAAGAGTTTCCAAGATATTATGGAAAATCAAATAGCATTTGGAGGGAAGACAATGGGTTTTGGTGGCGATTTTCGACAAGTGTTACCGGTTGTTAAACGAGGGTCAAAGGCAGAACAAATTGTTGCAAGTATTTCAAGGTCAACATTCTGGCATCGCTTAAAGATAATACACCTTCAACAAAATATGAGATCTGCTCAAGATATTGAGTTTTCACAATTTCTCTTGCGCATAGGTGATGGATTGCAACAAACTGTGAGTCATGATTTCATAAAATTATCAGATTCAATTATTATACCATGGGAAGgtgaacaatcaattcagatgttGATTGATTCTGTTTTTCCTAATATGATAAATCATGTTAATGATGAAAACTATATGGTCAACAGAGCCATCATCACACCAAAATATGTTGATGTCGACAATATTAATCAAATGCTCATTCTCAAGTTTCCTGGAGTGGAAAAAGAGTATACATCTTGGGATAGTGTCGAAGACGACAATCACAACCTTTTTCAAGAAGAATTTTTAAATTCTCTTAGTCCAAGTGGTTTGCCACCACATAAAATCATATTGAAAGTAGGAAGTCCTATCATGCTCTTGAGAAATGTTGTGCCCGAACTTGGTCTATGCAATGGAGCAAGATTAATATGTCGCGGTCTTGGTAGAAATTTCATAGATGCCGAGATCATAACAGGTCCTTATAAGTGCACCAGATTCTTTCTACATAGAATGCCCTTGAAAAGTGAAGATAACTCTGGATTACCATTTGAGTTGACACGTCGACAGTTTCTCATAAGACTTAGTTTTGCATTGACAATAAACAAAGCACAAGGTCAAACAATCCCAAATATTGCCATATTTTTGCGTAACCATGTGTTCAGCCAAGGTCAGCTATATGTGGCACTTTCAAGAAGAGTCTCCCAACATTCTACAAAATTTTTGGTCAAAGACGGGAATTTACAGCATCGATCTGGTGTATTAACAAGAAACGTGGTTTTCAAAGACGTATTGCTACCTACTAGAGAATGA